In Methanothermus fervidus DSM 2088, a single genomic region encodes these proteins:
- a CDS encoding H2-forming methylenetetrahydromethanopterin dehydrogenase (COGs: COG4007 dehydrogenase related to H2-forming N5 N10-methylenetetrahydromethanopterin dehydrogenase~InterPro IPR010063: IPR016040: IPR004889~KEGG: mth:MTH1512 H(2)-dependent methylenetetrahydromethanopterin dehydrogenase-related protein~PFAM: H2-forming N5,N10-methylenetetrahydromethanopterin dehydrogenase~SPTR: O27556 H(2)-dependent N5,N10-methylenetetrahydromethanopterin dehydrogenase homolog (II)~TIGRFAM: coenzyme F420-dependent N(5),N(10)-methenyltetrahydromethanopterin reductase-related protein~PFAM: NAD binding domain of 6-phosphogluconate dehydrogenase; H2-forming N5,N10-methylene-tetrahydromethanopterin dehydrogenase~TIGRFAM: H2-forming N(5),N(10)-methenyltetrahydromethanopterin dehydrogenase-related protein), with the protein MKIAIYGAGNQNLYTKILKLQERFGGEPPFGGSRMAIEFSEAGHDVVLAEKNREVMEEEHWKKVEDAGVEITDKDEEAAKDAEVAILFTPFGKRTYEIVKKIIKHLPEGSVIANTCTASPLVIYYTFEREFRERKDLGISSLHPAAVPGTPQHGHYVISGKTTFGLEIASEDQVGKCVELAKSCGKEVFLVPADVSSAVGDMGVLVTAVTLAGILDYYTVGTKIIPAPKEMVEKQIIMTLNTIASLVESSGIEGLIKILDPKMIVKCAKSMLLKDDQEELKAALKTLSTINDEFNEMKKKGKINPTHFVASQSLTKELINMVGEAAARGVLRRSWQELFKY; encoded by the coding sequence ATGAAAATAGCAATTTATGGAGCTGGAAATCAAAATCTCTATACAAAGATATTAAAGCTGCAGGAGAGATTTGGTGGAGAACCACCATTTGGCGGAAGTAGAATGGCAATAGAATTTTCAGAAGCTGGACATGATGTAGTTCTAGCTGAGAAGAATAGAGAGGTGATGGAAGAGGAACATTGGAAGAAAGTTGAGGATGCTGGAGTTGAAATAACTGATAAAGATGAAGAAGCAGCGAAAGATGCTGAAGTAGCAATACTTTTCACACCATTTGGGAAAAGAACTTATGAGATAGTTAAAAAAATAATAAAACATTTGCCAGAAGGGTCTGTTATTGCAAATACTTGCACAGCTTCGCCATTAGTTATCTATTATACATTTGAGAGGGAATTTAGGGAGAGGAAAGATCTAGGAATTTCATCTTTACATCCTGCAGCAGTTCCAGGGACACCTCAGCATGGACATTATGTTATATCTGGGAAAACTACATTTGGGCTTGAAATAGCTTCTGAAGATCAGGTTGGGAAATGTGTTGAGCTTGCTAAGAGTTGTGGTAAAGAAGTTTTCCTAGTTCCTGCAGATGTGTCTTCTGCTGTTGGAGATATGGGTGTTCTTGTAACTGCTGTTACATTGGCTGGGATACTTGATTATTACACTGTAGGAACAAAGATAATTCCTGCCCCTAAAGAAATGGTGGAAAAACAGATAATAATGACACTAAATACTATTGCATCTCTAGTAGAATCTTCAGGAATAGAAGGATTAATAAAAATTTTAGATCCAAAAATGATTGTAAAATGCGCAAAATCAATGCTTCTTAAAGATGATCAAGAGGAACTGAAAGCTGCACTTAAAACTTTGTCTACGATAAATGATGAATTCAATGAAATGAAAAAGAAAGGTAAAATAAATCCTACACACTTTGTTGCGTCACAAAGCCTTACAAAAGAACTTATAAACATGGTAGGTGAGGCTGCAGCACGTGGAGTTCTTAGAAGGTCATGGCAAGAATTGTTCAAATATTAA
- a CDS encoding predicted aconitase subunit 2 (COGs: COG1786 conserved hypothetical protein~InterPro IPR012016: IPR002840~KEGG: mth:MTH1530 hypothetical protein~PFAM: protein of unknown function DUF126~SPTR: O27573 UPF0107 protein MTH_1530~PFAM: Protein of unknown function DUF126): protein MNVRVISKGNAKGKPLVSNEPLSFLGGVDPKTGKVIDPRHPLKGKSIKNKILIIPGGKGSTVGSYVLYQLAKNKTAPAGIICIKAEPIVAVGAIIAKIPLVDGITIEDMEKLSKCHEVEIKNGKIKMIKK from the coding sequence ATGAATGTTAGAGTAATTTCAAAAGGAAATGCAAAAGGAAAACCACTCGTTTCTAATGAACCTCTGAGTTTTCTTGGAGGCGTTGACCCAAAGACGGGCAAAGTGATTGATCCACGACACCCATTAAAAGGCAAAAGTATTAAAAATAAAATTTTAATTATACCTGGTGGTAAAGGTTCAACAGTCGGATCATATGTGCTTTACCAACTAGCTAAAAATAAAACAGCTCCTGCAGGTATAATTTGTATTAAAGCTGAACCTATAGTTGCAGTTGGTGCAATAATAGCTAAAATACCTCTAGTTGATGGTATAACAATAGAAGATATGGAAAAATTGTCTAAATGTCATGAAGTTGAAATTAAAAATGGAAAAATTAAAATGATCAAAAAATAA
- a CDS encoding protein of unknown function DUF115 (COGs: COG1634 Uncharacterized Rossmann fold enzyme~InterPro IPR007371: IPR002826~KEGG: mth:MTH1600 hypothetical protein~PFAM: protein of unknown function DUF115~SPTR: O27637 Uncharacterized protein MTH_1600~PFAM: Protein of unknown function DUF115) produces the protein MKIKTWMKWYRKILKDFGFKQEEDEKSAKYLNKFLEKHCALNLDDLPHSNTAIVCGAGPSIEKHVKIVKKIKSKGIVIAADGATTALLNEEIIPDIIVTDLDGYMPDIIKANKLGSVVVVHSHGDNLKKLKKYLPKLKNIMGTTQSKPLKNVYNFGGFTDGDRAVFLAIKLGAKKIILAGMDFGEKITKYSRPKLSRDVEEADEIKKLKLKYAEKLIEWIVDNKNVEIKKLR, from the coding sequence ATGAAAATAAAAACATGGATGAAATGGTATAGAAAAATACTTAAAGATTTTGGATTTAAACAAGAGGAAGATGAAAAATCTGCAAAGTATCTAAATAAATTTTTGGAAAAACATTGTGCCTTAAACTTAGATGACTTGCCACACTCCAATACAGCCATTGTATGTGGAGCAGGTCCTTCAATAGAAAAACATGTTAAAATTGTTAAAAAAATTAAGAGCAAAGGAATTGTCATAGCAGCTGATGGTGCTACCACTGCATTACTTAATGAAGAAATAATCCCAGATATAATTGTTACAGATTTGGATGGATACATGCCGGATATAATAAAAGCCAATAAATTAGGATCAGTTGTTGTAGTACATAGTCATGGTGACAATTTAAAAAAATTGAAAAAATATCTTCCAAAACTAAAAAATATAATGGGTACAACACAGTCAAAACCTCTCAAAAACGTATATAATTTTGGTGGATTTACAGATGGTGATAGAGCCGTGTTTTTGGCAATCAAATTGGGTGCTAAAAAAATAATTTTGGCAGGTATGGATTTTGGCGAAAAAATAACGAAATATTCAAGGCCTAAACTTAGTAGAGATGTAGAAGAGGCCGATGAGATAAAAAAACTAAAATTAAAATATGCAGAGAAACTCATAGAGTGGATTGTTGATAATAAAAATGTTGAAATCAAAAAATTAAGGTGA
- a CDS encoding phosphoserine aminotransferase apoenzyme ;L-aspartate aminotransferase apoenzyme (COGs: COG0075 Serine-pyruvate aminotransferase/ aspartate aminotransferase~InterPro IPR015424: IPR000192: IPR015421~KEGG: mth:MTH1601 aspartate aminotransferase~PFAM: aminotransferase class V~SPTR: Q59569 Aspartate aminotransferase~PFAM: Aminotransferase class-V), which translates to MDQLLMIPGPTGVSQRVLKAMLKNIVNHRGEEFGKILEETSEIMSKIFKTKNESYILTGSGTAAMEAALANILEEGDKILNIVNGKFGERFMQITTTFGGNSIPLKFEWGKAADIEKIKETLEENEDIKAVTVVHNETSTGVKNPIKEIGKILNNHEALYIVDAVSSLGGDKVEVDNYGIDICITGSQKCLAAPPGLSAITLSDEAWDVVESTDSKTYYLDLKKYRESKSLKPPETPYTPSVSLIYALNEALKVVEEEGLENRIKRHKMAAIATRKAVKALGLEIFPDEEVSSNTVTAIHLPKGTSDKEFRGLIRKKYGVELAGGQDHLKGKIFRIGHMGNVTQRELTVTISAIELALKELGFDIELGKGVSKILEVFSS; encoded by the coding sequence ATGGATCAATTACTGATGATTCCAGGACCAACTGGCGTTTCTCAAAGAGTTCTTAAGGCAATGTTAAAAAATATTGTAAACCACAGAGGAGAGGAATTTGGTAAAATTTTAGAAGAAACATCAGAAATTATGTCAAAAATTTTTAAAACAAAAAATGAATCATATATACTTACAGGATCTGGTACAGCAGCAATGGAAGCAGCATTAGCAAATATATTGGAAGAAGGAGACAAAATTTTAAACATAGTTAATGGAAAATTTGGCGAAAGATTTATGCAAATAACTACAACATTTGGTGGTAATTCAATACCTTTAAAATTTGAATGGGGTAAAGCTGCAGATATAGAAAAAATTAAGGAAACACTAGAAGAAAATGAAGATATTAAAGCAGTAACTGTTGTTCATAATGAAACTTCAACTGGTGTTAAAAATCCAATAAAAGAAATCGGTAAAATATTGAATAATCATGAAGCATTGTATATTGTAGATGCTGTATCTTCTCTCGGAGGCGATAAAGTAGAAGTAGACAATTATGGCATAGATATTTGTATAACTGGCTCACAAAAATGCTTAGCAGCGCCTCCTGGTTTATCAGCAATAACTTTAAGTGATGAAGCTTGGGATGTAGTAGAGTCTACAGATTCTAAAACTTATTATTTAGATTTAAAAAAATATAGAGAAAGTAAAAGTTTAAAACCTCCTGAAACTCCATATACACCATCAGTTTCCTTAATATATGCATTAAATGAAGCTTTAAAAGTTGTTGAGGAAGAAGGTTTAGAAAATAGGATAAAAAGACATAAAATGGCCGCAATTGCTACTAGAAAGGCTGTTAAAGCCTTAGGTTTGGAAATATTTCCAGATGAAGAAGTTTCTTCAAATACTGTTACTGCCATTCATTTACCTAAGGGAACAAGTGACAAAGAATTTAGAGGTTTAATACGTAAAAAATATGGTGTGGAGTTAGCAGGAGGACAAGACCATTTAAAAGGAAAAATTTTCAGAATTGGTCATATGGGAAATGTTACACAAAGAGAATTAACAGTGACCATATCTGCAATTGAATTAGCCCTGAAAGAACTAGGATTTGATATAGAACTTGGAAAGGGCGTGTCAAAGATTTTAGAAGTATTTTCAAGTTAA
- a CDS encoding amidohydrolase (COGs: COG1228 Imidazolonepropionase and related amidohydrolase~InterPro IPR011059: IPR006680~KEGG: mth:MTH1534 aryldialkylphosphatase related protein~PFAM: amidohydrolase~SPTR: O27577 Aryldialkylphosphatase related protein~PFAM: Amidohydrolase family): MILTNINIIDGTGREPYHGSIVISKGKIKEITTKKMEGIDLDDGYALPGFIDAHVHLMMNGHDERRIEKPLSLYFYEAINNMRATLDAGVTTVRDAGFADLGVKLAAEKNLFPSPRILITVAPLSPTGGHFDGTYKSGIDTTFFYPGMPKTTCDGVDEVRKRVREVIRAGADFVKIATSGGVLSPNDHPKDVQFSIEELQAIVEEAKFRGKKVMAHAHGNKGILNAIKAGVHSIEHGTFIDRKSCRLMIERGIYLVPTFLVTRYNSKENKDIPNYMKKQAKEISKVHKENMELAYEEGVKMVMGTDSGVVKHGNNLKELEYMCEIGMDPMEAIQSGTKVAAECLLLEDKIGTIEKNKIADIIVVKKNPLDDISVLSDKENIILVMKEGKIYKKDI, from the coding sequence ATGATACTAACGAACATAAATATAATCGATGGCACAGGAAGGGAACCATATCATGGGTCAATTGTAATTTCAAAAGGTAAAATAAAAGAAATAACAACTAAAAAAATGGAAGGAATTGACCTAGACGATGGATATGCTCTACCAGGTTTCATAGATGCACACGTACATTTAATGATGAATGGTCATGATGAAAGAAGAATAGAAAAACCTTTATCATTATATTTTTATGAAGCAATTAATAATATGCGTGCAACATTAGATGCTGGCGTGACTACTGTTAGAGATGCTGGTTTTGCAGACCTTGGAGTTAAATTAGCAGCTGAAAAAAATTTATTTCCATCGCCAAGAATTTTAATAACTGTTGCACCACTTTCACCTACAGGTGGACATTTTGATGGTACTTATAAATCAGGAATTGATACAACATTTTTCTATCCCGGAATGCCAAAGACAACTTGCGATGGTGTAGATGAAGTTCGTAAAAGAGTACGTGAAGTAATTCGTGCAGGCGCTGATTTTGTTAAAATTGCCACGAGTGGTGGTGTATTAAGTCCAAATGATCATCCTAAAGATGTCCAATTTTCTATTGAGGAATTGCAAGCAATAGTGGAGGAAGCGAAATTTAGAGGGAAAAAAGTAATGGCCCATGCCCATGGTAATAAGGGAATATTAAATGCCATTAAAGCAGGTGTACACTCAATAGAACATGGAACATTTATAGACAGGAAAAGTTGTAGACTTATGATTGAAAGAGGCATATATTTAGTTCCTACTTTTCTTGTTACAAGATACAACTCAAAGGAAAACAAAGATATTCCTAATTATATGAAAAAACAAGCAAAGGAAATTAGCAAAGTACATAAAGAAAATATGGAATTAGCTTATGAAGAAGGAGTAAAAATGGTAATGGGAACTGATTCTGGTGTTGTTAAACATGGTAACAACCTTAAGGAACTGGAATATATGTGCGAAATAGGAATGGATCCTATGGAGGCAATACAGTCTGGGACTAAAGTTGCAGCCGAATGTCTTTTACTTGAGGATAAGATAGGAACGATAGAAAAGAATAAAATTGCAGATATAATAGTTGTCAAAAAAAATCCACTTGATGATATATCTGTACTTAGTGATAAAGAAAACATAATATTAGTGATGAAAGAAGGTAAAATTTACAAGAAAGATATATAA
- a CDS encoding methylthioadenosine phosphorylase (COGs: COG0005 Purine nucleoside phosphorylase~InterPro IPR010044: IPR000845~KEGG: mth:MTH1596 methylthioadenosine phosphorylase~PFAM: purine or other phosphorylase family 1~SPTR: O27633 Methylthioadenosine phosphorylase~TIGRFAM: methylthioadenosine phosphorylase~PFAM: Phosphorylase superfamily~TIGRFAM: 5'-deoxy-5'-methylthioadenosine phosphorylase) produces MIGIIGGTGLYTLAKGENVEKKTVETPYGISSPISIFKLYDKKIAFMPRHAEDHNYPPHKINYRANIYALKKIGVKQIIAVNTVGSMQENVKPGELLIPNDFIDFTKNRPTTFYDDKTVHIDMTDPYCPNIREVLINNGEVDVIDKGIYVCTEGPRFETPAEIRMFKKLGGTVVGMTGVPEVILARELEMCYASICVVSNYAASISKKKLTIDEVFEVLENKKQKLIKIIKKTIKKLKYDPNCKCQKALEGAKI; encoded by the coding sequence ATGATAGGAATCATTGGTGGGACTGGGTTATATACATTGGCTAAAGGTGAGAATGTAGAGAAAAAGACTGTTGAGACTCCTTATGGTATTTCTTCACCAATTTCAATTTTTAAACTTTATGACAAAAAAATAGCATTTATGCCTCGACATGCTGAAGACCATAATTATCCACCTCATAAGATTAATTATAGGGCAAATATTTATGCATTGAAAAAAATTGGTGTAAAACAAATTATTGCTGTTAACACTGTAGGATCTATGCAAGAAAATGTTAAGCCTGGAGAATTGCTCATACCAAATGATTTCATTGATTTTACGAAAAACAGACCAACCACTTTTTATGATGACAAGACAGTTCATATAGACATGACAGACCCTTATTGTCCAAATATTAGAGAGGTATTAATAAATAATGGAGAAGTTGATGTTATAGATAAAGGTATATATGTTTGTACTGAAGGACCAAGATTTGAAACACCTGCCGAAATTAGAATGTTTAAGAAATTAGGTGGAACTGTTGTTGGCATGACAGGCGTACCTGAAGTTATTCTGGCTAGAGAGTTAGAAATGTGTTATGCATCAATATGTGTAGTATCAAATTATGCTGCCTCAATTTCAAAGAAAAAATTGACTATAGATGAAGTTTTTGAAGTCCTTGAAAATAAAAAGCAAAAATTAATTAAAATAATTAAAAAAACTATCAAAAAATTAAAATATGATCCAAATTGTAAGTGTCAAAAAGCATTAGAAGGGGCTAAAATTTAA
- a CDS encoding archease family protein (COGs: COG1371 conserved hypothetical protein~InterPro IPR002804~KEGG: mth:MTH1598 hypothetical protein~PFAM: protein of unknown function DUF101~SPTR: O27635 UPF0211 protein MTH_1598~PFAM: Archease protein family (DUF101/UPF0211)) has product MKFEFIDVTADAGFHAYGSTLEELFENAALALFEIITDTSKVKDKECRKIEIESEDKISLLHDWLEELLVTHEIEMMLFSKFKVEISDCKLRGMAWGEKINPDIHEIKCEVKAITYHLMNITKENDKYKATVIVDI; this is encoded by the coding sequence ATGAAGTTTGAATTTATTGATGTAACTGCTGATGCAGGTTTTCATGCATATGGATCTACTTTAGAAGAATTATTTGAAAACGCAGCCTTAGCTTTATTTGAAATAATAACTGATACTTCAAAAGTAAAGGATAAAGAATGTCGTAAAATTGAAATAGAAAGTGAAGACAAGATATCATTACTGCATGACTGGTTAGAAGAACTTTTAGTGACGCATGAAATTGAAATGATGCTCTTTTCAAAATTTAAAGTTGAAATTTCTGATTGTAAATTACGTGGAATGGCATGGGGTGAAAAAATAAATCCAGATATACATGAAATAAAATGTGAAGTAAAGGCTATAACTTATCATCTAATGAATATAACAAAAGAAAATGACAAATATAAAGCAACAGTAATTGTAGATATATAA
- a CDS encoding protein of unknown function DUF74 (COGs: COG0393 conserved hypothetical protein~InterPro IPR002765~KEGG: mth:MTH544 hypothetical protein~PFAM: protein of unknown function DUF74~SPTR: O26644 UPF0145 protein MTH_544~PFAM: Domain of unknown function (DUF74)), whose product MKIKEKYMKYCPSCGKSYNKNANFCEECGTQLKEINIVKDAVIASEESEDVIVVSSNHIPGYEIVETIGFVYGLTVRSRGLGGQIAAFLRSLIGGEIKEYVTMMEHSRQEALERLIEHARNMGANAVISTRFDSSEISNVMQEILAYGTAVKVKKKEKEENVSVNI is encoded by the coding sequence TTGAAAATAAAAGAAAAATATATGAAGTATTGTCCAAGTTGTGGAAAAAGTTATAATAAAAATGCTAATTTCTGTGAGGAGTGTGGAACACAACTTAAAGAAATAAACATTGTAAAAGATGCCGTCATTGCATCCGAAGAATCTGAAGATGTTATTGTAGTTTCATCCAACCATATACCTGGATATGAAATTGTTGAAACTATTGGATTTGTATACGGTCTCACTGTTAGAAGCAGAGGTTTGGGAGGTCAGATAGCTGCATTTTTAAGATCTTTGATTGGTGGTGAAATTAAAGAATATGTTACTATGATGGAACATTCCCGTCAAGAAGCACTTGAACGTTTAATCGAACATGCAAGAAATATGGGAGCTAATGCAGTTATTAGTACACGTTTCGATTCATCAGAGATATCTAATGTAATGCAAGAAATTCTTGCATATGGAACGGCAGTTAAAGTTAAAAAGAAAGAAAAAGAAGAAAATGTTTCTGTTAATATTTGA
- a CDS encoding protein of unknown function UPF0027 (COGs: COG1690 conserved hypothetical protein~InterPro IPR001233~KEGG: mth:MTH1597 hypothetical protein~PFAM: protein of unknown function UPF0027~SPTR: O27634 UPF0027 protein MTH_1597~PFAM: Uncharacterized protein family UPF0027): MNIRDILIKKDDYVWEVPTDYKECMQVPGRIFVDEKELDKLEKGAVDQVANVACLPGIQKFSIALPDIHFGYGFPIGGVGAFSANTGVISPGGVGFDINCGVRVIRTNLTEEDVRPKIKELIDTLFRNIPSGVGSKGKIRLKSGEIDEVLENGAVWAVENGYGWEEDLKYLEENGKMEDANAEKVSVRAKRRGIPQLGTLGSGNHFLEVQKVEKVFDENAGEVFGLKPGQVTIMVHTGSRGCGHQICSDYLKVMNKAYRKYNINIPDRQLACAPVDTPEAEDYFQAMAAAANYAWANRQMIVHWVRESFEQVFGEEAEDLGMKILYDVAHNIAKREVHKVNGKNIEVYVHRKGATRAFGPGRKEVPKEYRDIGQPVLIPGTMGTASYILHGTEMAMEETFGSTAHGAGRKMSRAGAKRVYRGNRVQRELGSRGIYVKAVSMAVVAEEAPGAYKDVDTVVETTHKAGISKLVAKLTPLGVAKG; this comes from the coding sequence ATGAATATAAGAGACATTTTAATTAAAAAAGATGATTATGTCTGGGAAGTACCTACAGATTATAAAGAATGCATGCAAGTTCCTGGAAGAATATTTGTGGATGAAAAAGAATTAGATAAACTAGAAAAAGGGGCTGTAGATCAGGTTGCAAATGTAGCGTGTCTACCAGGTATCCAAAAATTCTCTATAGCATTACCCGACATACATTTTGGTTATGGATTTCCTATAGGAGGCGTTGGTGCATTTAGTGCAAACACTGGAGTTATAAGCCCTGGTGGAGTAGGTTTTGATATAAATTGTGGTGTTAGAGTAATCCGAACAAACTTAACTGAGGAAGACGTAAGACCTAAGATAAAAGAATTAATAGACACATTATTTAGGAACATACCATCAGGAGTAGGTAGTAAAGGTAAAATAAGGTTAAAGAGTGGAGAAATAGATGAAGTATTAGAAAATGGGGCTGTTTGGGCTGTTGAAAATGGATATGGCTGGGAAGAAGACCTCAAATATCTTGAAGAAAATGGTAAGATGGAAGATGCAAATGCTGAGAAAGTAAGTGTAAGAGCAAAGAGAAGAGGAATACCACAGTTAGGAACATTAGGTTCTGGTAATCATTTTTTAGAAGTTCAAAAGGTTGAAAAAGTTTTTGATGAAAACGCTGGAGAAGTATTTGGACTTAAACCAGGACAAGTAACAATAATGGTTCATACTGGGTCACGAGGATGTGGACATCAAATATGTTCAGATTACTTAAAAGTTATGAATAAAGCTTATAGAAAGTATAACATAAATATCCCAGATCGTCAATTGGCATGTGCTCCTGTAGATACACCTGAAGCAGAAGACTATTTCCAAGCAATGGCGGCAGCCGCTAATTATGCTTGGGCAAATCGTCAAATGATTGTACATTGGGTTAGAGAATCCTTTGAACAGGTATTTGGTGAAGAAGCTGAAGACCTAGGAATGAAGATTCTTTACGATGTTGCACACAACATTGCTAAAAGAGAAGTACATAAAGTAAATGGAAAAAACATTGAAGTATATGTTCATAGAAAAGGTGCAACACGTGCATTTGGTCCTGGAAGAAAAGAAGTACCAAAAGAATATAGAGACATAGGGCAACCTGTCTTAATACCAGGAACTATGGGAACAGCATCATATATACTCCACGGAACTGAGATGGCAATGGAAGAAACCTTTGGCTCTACTGCACATGGTGCAGGTCGTAAGATGAGTCGAGCAGGTGCAAAGAGAGTTTATCGTGGAAATAGAGTCCAAAGAGAGTTAGGCAGTAGAGGGATTTATGTTAAGGCAGTTTCAATGGCGGTTGTTGCTGAAGAAGCCCCTGGAGCTTATAAAGATGTTGACACTGTGGTTGAAACCACACATAAGGCAGGAATATCAAAGTTAGTTGCCAAATTAACACCACTTGGCGTAGCTAAAGGATAA